ACAGTTTCTACATCTTTGTTTTCAATCACGTTGAATTTTTCTATCGTAAATCCCTGTGGATTGCTGTCAGACCGTACGGAGTTCACCAGTGAGCAGTTCGTGACCAAATTTCTGATGGTAAGATTACTGGATCTGATAATAAACTGTCTGGCATAAGTTTTTACGGCGTAGGGATAACTGTCGAAGTTGGCAACAACACTGTCCACTTCAATCCTCTGCTGGATATTACCGGAAATGATTCTGTTATAGTATCCTTTCTCCTGGAGGTCCTTGTAGTAGTTAAATGCGGATTGGTCAGCCAAATTAAAAGCCCTTTTCACATTACTTTCAATCGCATTCTTATCCGGAGCTATCGTGAAGAACAATTCATGAAATCTTCTCACATGCTCCCTAGCTTCAACCGGTCTATTGATCGACATATCCTGTGAAAGTGCTACCATCAATGATTTACCGTTATCCAGCACATAAATCTTCTGACGCTGCTCTTCGGCAAACTCGTAGGATTTAAATACCACCACGCCTACAACACCAAAACACAACACCACAAAAACAAATGTAAATAATCGGATCTGCTTGAAACTGCTCTCAATATTTCTTAAAGTTTTAAATTCCATAGAACTGTATTTTTTATTTTAATAATCTTCCCGAAATATTACCTGTTGCAGAACCTGCTGCAGCGCCCGCAATATTACCCGACTTTGTAGCGGTCTGGTTCACATTACGCATGAAATTGCCTGCTCCTCCTGCCTGTATCACCCAGCCTGTAACCGTTGGTACTGTAAAATAGCCGATGATGCCAATCACCATATAAATAATATAAACCGTATTTGAAGTGTCAGGAATAAAAGTGGGGTCAGCAAGCATCTCTATATCCCGTTCCAGAATAAGGGCCTGGATCTTCGCCAGAATGGCACTGAATATATCGGCAACAGGAAGCCACAAATAAACACTGATATATCTTGTCAGCCATTGGGTCAGTGTGGTCTGAAAACCATCCCAGACGGAAATCGCAAAGGCTATCGGTCCCAGGATTGAAAGAACGATCAGAAAGAAGGTTCTGATGGTATCGATAACCAATGCTGCTGACTGAAAAAGGATTTCAAGAAACTCGCGGAAACCATCTCTGATATCTTTCTTGATCGCAAACATTTCTCTTTCGATATACATTCCTGACATCGTGACCAAATCAGATGGTGACCATCCAAGTTCTTCCAGTTTTTTGTCAAACTCTTCATTAGAAATCAAATAAGCCATCTCTGGATTTCTGAGCATGGCTTCCCGCTCTAAAAGATCTTTTTTCTGCTGTAGTTCATTCATATCCAATACCTGGTTTTCCAACATTGAATGACTTCCCTGAACAATCGGACTCATAACGCCATTTAATCCTCCTAATACCAATGTTGAAAAAAAAATAATGCAGATGCCAATGGCAAAAGGTCTCAGCATTGGAAACAAATCGATGGATTCCGCACGGCTCAATGACTGCCAAACTTTTAATGCCACATAGAATAAAGCGCCTAATCCTGCGACTCCTTTTGCTACAGCAGCCATATCAGCGCACATCGGCATCATTTCTTCATAAACGGAACGCAGTACTTCGTGTAAATTGTTCGGTTCCATCTTACCAGTATTTTTGATTGGAGGTTCCGTAAAGATCTAACACCCTTTGGGTGTTGTTCTGTTTTTTTGCCCTCAGATAGCTTACTGAAATATTCTTATTGGTATAGTAGCGTACAAGATTATGATATGCTTTCACTTCTTTGTACACTCGATCAATAACATCCATTCTTTCTTTGTCGTTGAGGGACAGGCCGTTGGATGAGATAATTTCTTTGAGTTCTTTCAGCAGCTCCGTGCTCTCCGTCAAAAGAGCAGAATAACCATTCGCAATAGATGCTAATTCCTGCGCATTAAAGTTGGGGTCATTGAGCATTTTGCCGAAATTATTGACATACATTTCAGAAACATCACCCACTAAAAGAACAGTTTGCTGGACCTTTCTGGCATCTTTTACCAGATTATTGACAGCTTTGAGCTTATCATAATACTCTTTACCCTGCTCGTACACCTTTTTGACCTCGTTGAAGTTCTTAACAACGTTGGACACCGTTGACGAAGTCTGTACAATTTCGTTGGCAGAGTTCAAAATACCTGATGCCAGATTAGCTGGATCAGTCACTACAAATTGTGCTTTCGCAAATGTTACGGTAGCGAAGAATGCTACCATTACTGTTTTAATGATTAAATTTTTCATTGTTATAAAATTTTAAATGATTTAATGGTCTTTTGTATTCGATTTGATTCTCTTAAGAGATATCCTCCTGATGGCATGTTCTACATTACCGTCAAGTTCTGATGCAAGATTCATCACTTCCATTTTTTCAGTTTCTTCGGTGGTATAAGCCAGATATTCCTCACTGGACACTTCAGTGGCATAGACCGCAGAGTGCGTTCCGCCTAATCCTATCCAAACCTCTTTGTACAGTCGCTTTGGATCATTGTTCATATTAATTGAAAGAACCTGGGATTTTTCTTTATCAGTCAATCCGAGCATTGCCTGGATATCATCGAACTTGTTCATGTACTTCCTTTGGTCAAGAAGAATCTTACAATCCGAATTGTTAATGATACTTTCTTTCACAATCGGTGACTGGATAATATCATCGACTTCCTGCGTCACTACTATGGCTTCCCCGAAGAATTTCCTTACCGTTTTGAATAAATACTTGATGTACTCCGCCATTCCTTCTTTAGCAATCGCTTTCCATGCTTCTTCAATTAGTATTAGTTTTCTAATTCCTTTAAGTCTTCGCATCTTATTGATGAAGACCTCCATAATGATAATGGTAACTATTGGAAAGAGAATTTTATGATCTTTAATAGCATCGATTTCAAAGACAATGAAACGTTTTGATAAGAGGTCCAGCTGCTTTTCCGAATTGAGCAAATAGTCATACTCCCCTCCTATGTAGTAAGGTTCCAACACATTGAGAAAGTTCGCAATATCAAAATCCTTTTCTCTGACCTTTTTTCGCTCAAGTACTTTCTGATAATCCTCTTTGACAAAGTCATAGAATCCATTGAAAGAGGGTTGTTGTTCGTCGGATTTAATCTTTTCGATATAACCGCTTACTGCATTGGATAATGCCACTTCCTCAGAACGGGTCGGTGGTTCATCATCTCTTTTCCAAAGCGTTAAAATCAAGGTTTTAATACTCTCTCTTTTTTCGATATCAAAGACGCCGTCATCAGTATAGAATGGATTGAAAGCAATGGGATTATCCTCTGTATAGGTAAAATAAACCCCGTCCTCTCCTTTGGTTTTTCCTTTAATCAATTCACATAATCCCTGGTAGGAATTTCCGGTATCAACCAAAAGAACATGAGCACCCTGTTCATAATACTGACGCACCATGTGGTTTGTAAAGAAAGACTTACCGCTGCCTGAAGGTCCGAGGATGAACTTATTCCGGTTGGTAATGATCCCTTGCTTCATCGGCAGATCAGAAATATCCAAATGAATCGGTTTTCCGGTCAGGCGATCTGCCATTTTAATACCAAATGGTGACGGTGAATCCTGATAATTGGTTTCCTCGATAAAAAAGCACAATGCAGGTTCAATAAACGTGTAGAAACTTTCTTCACTTGGAAAATCTCCTGCATTGCCCGGAATTCCAGCCCAATATAATGTCGCTGTATCGGTAGTATTATGGCGGGGCTTACATTCCATCAATGCTAACGCACTGCCTGTATCATTCTTTAACTGCTTTAGCTCATGAGGATTGTCAGACCACGACATCACATTGAAATGAGCACGTATAGACTGTAAACCATAAGAATGGGCTTCATTCAGATACTTTTCAATCCACTCTTTATTGATCTGATTGGCTCTGCTGTATCTTGCGAGTGAATGCATTTTCCTTGCGGATCTTTCAAACTGCCTAAGATTTTCATCACTGTTGTCAATGAACAGATACTGGTTGTATATATGATTGCAGTTTAGTAGAAGTCCCACAGGGGAAGCAAATGACAGCAGACAATCACTGCGGTCCGTACTCAACTTTTCATAACGGCTGTGTGATGAAACAGTGCCTGGCAAATCTTCAGTGTCAGACAACGTATGCATACTAATACGGTTGTTACCAATCCGCATTTCTTCAGATCCCAACTTAATGTCCTGCAATGAGGGATTGGCTTCACGAGATAAAGTGAGATACTGTTCCAGTAAACCTGAGCTTTCTGAAGTTCCTGATATCTCATCTTCATTTATTCTTTCGAGATGGATATAACCGCTGTCATTCATTATCCGTTCCAACTGGTCCACAGCTTCTAGAAATCGATGAATAACTTCCTTGTCCTTAATCTCTTTTGGAATCAGCTTACCTTTGCACAGAGATGAAAAGTTGCTCTGCATCCTCATTCTCTCCTTACTGGTTTTCGTAATGAACAGATAGCAGTAGTGATTCAAAAAAGTTCTCTCATTGAAATGCCTTTCAAATGATTTGGAAAGAAAACTCTGGTCTTCCCTTGAAAGATCAGGATTGTAGTTCTCTTTGATAAACCAGTCCTGCTTGTGAACCACGGTAAAATCCGGAAGCGTCTTGATAGCTTTGAACCATGCGGAGTGCATCGCTTCATACTCAGCGGAAGCAACGGTAAACAGTTCCGGAAGTTTAACTTTAAAGCAAACCGTAACGTCAGCGTCCTTTGAAATGATACAGTCATTTTCAATGGCTAACAATGGAAATTTACTTTCCAAAGTTGCAGCTTTAGAAGAATTTCTCATACACCTGCATTTTTAGGGTTAGCTTTTAGATACCGGTAAATACTCTTACGGCTAATGATGTACTTAGGATGCTTTCTGCGTGCACCCAATTTCATCAAGCCATGTTCTCCGTATTTTCTGTTCAGCGCAAAAGTCTGCCAGATGAGAAGTCCACTAATGGATCCCCCTATAATGAGACAGAGATAAGTATTGACACCAGCCATATACATAATCATGACAAAGATCAGCACCCCCAGCAAGCCACCTGCGAAAATAAAAAGGTACTGTGCTTTAAGACCCTTAAATTCTACTGTCCTCCCTATTCCTTTATTAATATGATAGGTTTTCATAATCATCATTTTAAAGGAAGAATGAGCGAAGAATTGTCGCTGCAACAATTAGGAAGATACATGCTCCAAACCAGCTTGCAGCAGTTTTACTGGTGTCTGGATCACCACTGCTGAACTTGTTGTAAACCTTTACACCTCCGATTAGCCCAACTACAGCACCGATAGCGTAAATTAATTGGGTAGCGGGTTCAAAATAAGAGGTGACCATCTGTGTTGCCTCATTGATTCCCGCGGAACCATTACCCTGGGCAAAGACACCACTTACAAGCATCAGGCTTAGACCTAATACCAGAATTTTTTTTCTTTGTCTTTTCATAATGAATAGATTTTTTGATTATGAAACCCGCACTTTACGGGCTTGATGACAAAGATGTCCGGGTCTTAGTACTAAATAACAGGAATGGCAGTGGATGGAATCTTTTGGCTGTTAACAAACCGTGTGCTGGTCAGAATTCCTGTATAATTAATTGTAAATTTGTAAGGAATTTCAAAAATTAAATCATGGATAAAAGGTTCACGGATATTATTGAGCTCATCAAACAGTCTCGTAACAATGCGATAAGAAAAGTCAATGAGGAACTCATCGATCTATATTGGAATATTGGTGAGTATATCAGCAAAAAGGTTGAGCTGAGTGAATGGGGACAATCAGTGGTCAAAGAACTGTCTCTATATATCCAAACCAATGAACCGGAGATCAAAGGATTTTCGGATAAAAATCTTTGGAGGATGAAGCAGTTTTATGAAAGCTATAAAGAAATTCCAAAAATCTCAACACTGTTGAGAGAAATAAGCTGGTCTCATAATCTAGCCATATTCTCCCGATGTAAATCGATCGAAGAAAAGGAATTTTATATTAAGTTGACCAAACAGGAAAATTATAGCTTTCGGGAATTAGAGAGACAAATATCCAGCAGCCTTTTTGAAAGAACCATGATCGGAAATTCAAAACTCTCAACAGTGTTGAGAGAAACCAATGCTGACATCGCCAATACATTTAAAGACAGCTATGTATTTGACTTTTTAAATCTACCAGAAACATTCAACGAAAGTGATCTCCAAAAAGGTCTGATCGAGCAGATGAAAAATTTCATTCTGGAATTAGGACGGGATTTCCTTTTTATCAGCGAAGAGTACAAAGTACAGGTCGGCAATTCGGATTTTTACATCGATCTTTTATTCTTTCACAGAGGACTGCAATGTCTGGTGGCTTTTGAACTAAAAGCAGATAAATTCAAACCGGAACATTTGGGTCAGCTTAATTTCTATTTAGAGGCATTGGACAGAGATGTCAAACGTCAGAATGAAAATCCAAGCATCGGCGTCTTGCTGTGCAAAGACAAAGACAGTGAAGTGGTAGAATATGCTCTCAGCAGAAGCTTATCTCCAACAATGGTTTCTGAATATAAGACTCAACTTCCTGACAAAAAGGTTCTGCAGAAAAAGCTGCACGAATTGTTTGATAACAGATCTTAATTGAAACTTCTTAATAACAAAAGGGGAATTTGCCTAAACAAACTCCCCAATATCGAAACCTTCAACACCATCTTTGTCATTGGAAGCTATTCCTTCACCCTCATTCGAAATGCTTTGACTTAACAAATTAGCAATACGCTTCGAAGCACCTCCCAATGAATTTTCCAAAAGATCAAAAAGCTCGGTCCCATGAATTTTTTGAATTGTAGCAACTGCTTGTTGTTCTAAGTCAGGTTCCAGCATTTCCATCTGTAGCAGCTGACCCGCAGTACTCAATTCCTGAAAGGTAACCCCCGTAGCAAGCCCGCTTTCGACATTGGAGTCCTGATATTTCCAATCTTCTTCCTCCTGCTCCCAATCATCCTTGATTAGAATATCATCAAGATTTTTATTCTGAATTACATCAGCGGCTTTCCCGTTTCTGGTTTCTGAATCAAAATTATATTCTGTTAATGAAGTACATTCAAGGTGGCTTTCAAGGGCTTCAACTGGCCAACCTTGTCTTTTTATTTGCTTGGTAGCTCCCATTATCGATGGAGGGCTTTTCTTAGTATTGCTACTATCTTTCGCACGAACATTGACTGGGAATCTTCTGTCTAGGAGAATTAGAATGATAGTGATTAATAAACCTATAATGATTATTTTTTCCATAAAATGATATTAAAAGATTGGACGGTATTTATTATTAAAATCATCAGTGATTTCCTTTTCAAACATTTCAAAATGATACGCCAGTATATTATCCAGATAAGCATACAAAGGTATTTGGTCGTCTGCAATAATCTGAATAATACGTGAGAGACGTTCGTGATACTCCGAACGGATATAGATACTTTTATCACCCCGCTTAGTCATTGTGTGGTGGGTCAGAAACTGCTCGACATAGCTTAAATCTGATGTTTTTTTATTCTTTAATTTATTTTTTGTTTCACCTTTCTCCTTTGGAGAATCATCAGTTTTTGAAAGAACTTCCTTCTTAGGACTTCCTGCCATAATGGACATTAGATATTGTTCATCTATCCCCTTATCATCATTGTTTTTTTTTTCATATTCCATAGTCTTATAGTCTTACAATTCTTAAAAATTCCTCTATGAACTTATCCAGCCTGCATTGAGTCGACAGCTTAGGATCTGCAGGCAGTAATGTTGATCTGAAAACCGTTTTTGCTGTCAACTCACCTTCTTTCCGAAATCTTTTACTGTCTGCAATCGTTGTTTCCATAAGCTGCAGCCCTAAATCTGTAACCACCTTACTGTAATTTTTGTACAACATCGTTTTTTCTCTTCTATCAACCTGATTCCAAAATAAATGAATACTTTTAATCCCCGTTCGATTTTCTTTCATCAACACATTCGTCAATACATCAGTGAAACTTAGGGTACTCTCCAATACGACACGGTCCGCGGTAATAGGAGAAAAAATGTAATTGACATTCGTCAAGGTTCTCAGAATACCTGCCGTATTAACGGTGCCGGGTAAATCTAAAAAGATGACATC
This region of Chryseobacterium vaccae genomic DNA includes:
- a CDS encoding DUF3408 domain-containing protein, translated to MEYEKKNNDDKGIDEQYLMSIMAGSPKKEVLSKTDDSPKEKGETKNKLKNKKTSDLSYVEQFLTHHTMTKRGDKSIYIRSEYHERLSRIIQIIADDQIPLYAYLDNILAYHFEMFEKEITDDFNNKYRPIF
- a CDS encoding TraG family conjugative transposon ATPase; translation: MRNSSKAATLESKFPLLAIENDCIISKDADVTVCFKVKLPELFTVASAEYEAMHSAWFKAIKTLPDFTVVHKQDWFIKENYNPDLSREDQSFLSKSFERHFNERTFLNHYCYLFITKTSKERMRMQSNFSSLCKGKLIPKEIKDKEVIHRFLEAVDQLERIMNDSGYIHLERINEDEISGTSESSGLLEQYLTLSREANPSLQDIKLGSEEMRIGNNRISMHTLSDTEDLPGTVSSHSRYEKLSTDRSDCLLSFASPVGLLLNCNHIYNQYLFIDNSDENLRQFERSARKMHSLARYSRANQINKEWIEKYLNEAHSYGLQSIRAHFNVMSWSDNPHELKQLKNDTGSALALMECKPRHNTTDTATLYWAGIPGNAGDFPSEESFYTFIEPALCFFIEETNYQDSPSPFGIKMADRLTGKPIHLDISDLPMKQGIITNRNKFILGPSGSGKSFFTNHMVRQYYEQGAHVLLVDTGNSYQGLCELIKGKTKGEDGVYFTYTEDNPIAFNPFYTDDGVFDIEKRESIKTLILTLWKRDDEPPTRSEEVALSNAVSGYIEKIKSDEQQPSFNGFYDFVKEDYQKVLERKKVREKDFDIANFLNVLEPYYIGGEYDYLLNSEKQLDLLSKRFIVFEIDAIKDHKILFPIVTIIIMEVFINKMRRLKGIRKLILIEEAWKAIAKEGMAEYIKYLFKTVRKFFGEAIVVTQEVDDIIQSPIVKESIINNSDCKILLDQRKYMNKFDDIQAMLGLTDKEKSQVLSINMNNDPKRLYKEVWIGLGGTHSAVYATEVSSEEYLAYTTEETEKMEVMNLASELDGNVEHAIRRISLKRIKSNTKDH
- a CDS encoding DUF4134 domain-containing protein, whose amino-acid sequence is MKRQRKKILVLGLSLMLVSGVFAQGNGSAGINEATQMVTSYFEPATQLIYAIGAVVGLIGGVKVYNKFSSGDPDTSKTAASWFGACIFLIVAATILRSFFL
- a CDS encoding DUF4133 domain-containing protein, yielding MKTYHINKGIGRTVEFKGLKAQYLFIFAGGLLGVLIFVMIMYMAGVNTYLCLIIGGSISGLLIWQTFALNRKYGEHGLMKLGARRKHPKYIISRKSIYRYLKANPKNAGV
- a CDS encoding PDDEXK nuclease domain-containing protein, producing the protein MDKRFTDIIELIKQSRNNAIRKVNEELIDLYWNIGEYISKKVELSEWGQSVVKELSLYIQTNEPEIKGFSDKNLWRMKQFYESYKEIPKISTLLREISWSHNLAIFSRCKSIEEKEFYIKLTKQENYSFRELERQISSSLFERTMIGNSKLSTVLRETNADIANTFKDSYVFDFLNLPETFNESDLQKGLIEQMKNFILELGRDFLFISEEYKVQVGNSDFYIDLLFFHRGLQCLVAFELKADKFKPEHLGQLNFYLEALDRDVKRQNENPSIGVLLCKDKDSEVVEYALSRSLSPTMVSEYKTQLPDKKVLQKKLHELFDNRS
- a CDS encoding ParA family protein, which produces MKTKKQPTVIAFSTQKGGVGKSTFTSLLASFLHYRLGYQVAVFDCDFPQYSLLQMRERDLKMVMQNEIFKKMAHQQFTTINKKAYPIFQSKTDKVLEEMEAYVNGSEIVPDVIFLDLPGTVNTAGILRTLTNVNYIFSPITADRVVLESTLSFTDVLTNVLMKENRTGIKSIHLFWNQVDRREKTMLYKNYSKVVTDLGLQLMETTIADSKRFRKEGELTAKTVFRSTLLPADPKLSTQCRLDKFIEEFLRIVRL
- the traJ gene encoding conjugative transposon protein TraJ; its protein translation is MEPNNLHEVLRSVYEEMMPMCADMAAVAKGVAGLGALFYVALKVWQSLSRAESIDLFPMLRPFAIGICIIFFSTLVLGGLNGVMSPIVQGSHSMLENQVLDMNELQQKKDLLEREAMLRNPEMAYLISNEEFDKKLEELGWSPSDLVTMSGMYIEREMFAIKKDIRDGFREFLEILFQSAALVIDTIRTFFLIVLSILGPIAFAISVWDGFQTTLTQWLTRYISVYLWLPVADIFSAILAKIQALILERDIEMLADPTFIPDTSNTVYIIYMVIGIIGYFTVPTVTGWVIQAGGAGNFMRNVNQTATKSGNIAGAAAGSATGNISGRLLK
- a CDS encoding DUF4141 domain-containing protein, coding for MKNLIIKTVMVAFFATVTFAKAQFVVTDPANLASGILNSANEIVQTSSTVSNVVKNFNEVKKVYEQGKEYYDKLKAVNNLVKDARKVQQTVLLVGDVSEMYVNNFGKMLNDPNFNAQELASIANGYSALLTESTELLKELKEIISSNGLSLNDKERMDVIDRVYKEVKAYHNLVRYYTNKNISVSYLRAKKQNNTQRVLDLYGTSNQKYW
- the traK gene encoding conjugative transposon protein TraK; this translates as MEFKTLRNIESSFKQIRLFTFVFVVLCFGVVGVVVFKSYEFAEEQRQKIYVLDNGKSLMVALSQDMSINRPVEAREHVRRFHELFFTIAPDKNAIESNVKRAFNLADQSAFNYYKDLQEKGYYNRIISGNIQQRIEVDSVVANFDSYPYAVKTYARQFIIRSSNLTIRNLVTNCSLVNSVRSDSNPQGFTIEKFNVIENKDVETVER